The genomic interval CACCGGCGCGGCGGGCAGCCTCGGATTCGGCCGACCCGCCGGTGGCGCGTTCGTACTCCAGCAGTCCCTCCAGCACGCAGATCGTCGAGTGGAACGACGACACGGCGGCGCCCTTCTCCGTCCAGCAGTTCCACCCACCGTCGGCGAGCTGGTCGGTGAGCAGGCGGGTGACGAGCCGGTCCACGTCGGCCCCGAAGTACGCGCCGAGGGTCACGGTGCGGCCGTTGATGCACGGCTCGACCTCACCGTCGAAGAACGGGCCGCCGTTGTACTCCCATCGGCAGTGAGCGGCGACCAGCGAGGTCATCTCGCGCGCGGTCCGGGACGCCGGGTCGAGTCCGAAGTCGTACAGCTCCATCATGGCCGGCAGGGTCGCCGTCCACGGTTGGCCGCCCTGCGCCGGTTGCTCGCCGCGCCCGCGGCCCGGGAAGCACGCTCCACCCATCCACTGGCCGTCCCGGTCGCGGGCGGCCAGCAACCGCGCGCCCCAGCCCTCCTCCGCCACCCGGGCACGCTCCACGGCCACGGCGTCGGCGGGCGCGGCGGTCAGGTCCCGCAGGACCTGCCAGCGCAGCGCCGGGTCGGAGTCGAGCAGCCAGTCGATCGGGGGCTCTCCCGCGACGTGCGGTGCGCGAGGAGTATCGGCCGGTGCGCTGTCGTTCATGCCGGCCAAGCTATCGCCTGTTCCGGACGACCGGCTGCCGCAACCAGCGGAGATTTCCTCGAACCCGATCCGTCCTCCGGCGGCCGGGCAGGCGACGCTGGACGCGCTGCAGGAACTGCCCGACATCGGCCCGGACGCACCGATCGGCTACGCCGGCGGCGTGTCCTTGGGCACCGCGATCGGGGTTCCGTTGACCGCGGCCGAACCCAGGATCGCCGCAGCCGTCTTCGGAGGCGGTACCGATCCAGTTTCTGCTGCCGTGGGACGACGAGTACGTCGACCGTCAATCCGCTCTTGCGTTGTTCGACGCCTTCGCCTCGGGGAAGAAGACGTTGCACGCCAACCCCGGCGATCACCGCCGCATTCGCTGGGTCGGGCTGGACAAGGAGTTCCTGGCCCGGCACCTGGGACCACGCTGGCCACGCCGGCCCCGCGGGAGGTTCGTCAGCGCTCGGGATCTCGCAGTGAGGTGGGGGAGAGGAACGACTGGAGCAGGTCGTCACCGACGTCCGATGTCCGCCGCGCGATCCCGGCCAGGAGGTCGGCGACCTGGACCCGCGGATCGTCGCGGGAGTCGACGGTCACCAGCCCGGCGAACGGCGAGTCCCTGGCCGACAGTTCCTCGCCCTCGCTCGCGTCGGCGGCCGGCGGGTCGGCCCCGTACGCAAGCATCTGCTGGAGTCGCCGCAACCGTCCGGCCGTGAGGGCGCTCTGCTCGTCGTGGATCACCAGCACCCGTCGACGGCCGCCACTCCAGAACAGGACGGTCTCGGCCAGCGCCGGCAGCATCGGTTCCAGCGGCGGCGGGATCGAGCGGTCCTCGTGGGCCAGCCTTATCAGGATCTCCCACACCCGCGCGGGAGTGAGCCCGTCGAGGACCGCTTCGGCGTCCGCGCCGAGCCCTGCTCCGGCGAGTGAGTCGCGCGCCTGGAAGAAGCCTTCCATCGCGCTGCGGTCGGGCTGGTGCTTCCTCTTCGTACGGACCAGGTTGACGAAGGCCGTGAGGAAGGCACTCCACTCGCGAACCCCCGTCCGCCCTGCCCGCCCCGCCCGGTACAGCGCGAGGGCGGCCGGGCGGTTCGCCTGGCTCAGCCGGGTGCCCGCCGCGTAGGTCGGCTCGACCAGGAACAGGTCGACGATGCGGGTAACGAGGAAGTACTCCTTGTCGACCAGGTGGACGTGGGCCCGGCCACTCAGCTTCATCAGAAGCCATTCCAGGGCTTCACCCGACCGCGCACTCCGCAGGAATCTCCCGCTCTTGAACTCGTTGAGTGACCACCTGGACCCCGATCGCAGCGACCGGAGAAGGTCGTCGGCCTCCTCGACCCTCAGGTCCACGCTGGCGTGGGTGAACAGCGGGGTGACCGTGTCCAGCAGGTTGGTGCCGGAGAACCCGGACTCGTCGCAGGCGATCTCCACGACGGCGCCGCCGACCTCCTCGGCCGGCGGCAGCCCGCCCTGTGGGGGCAGCCTCTGGTCCTTCAGCACGGGCCCATGCTCGCGCGCGCCCGGGCTTCGCACCACCCGGTTTGTGTTCCACCCCGATGTCGTCCGGATTCTGTGCGACTCTGCACGGCGTACGGTGACCGCCTGACCGAGACCGTGAGGACCCCTCATGGGCGAGTACGTGATCAGCCCGCTCGACCCGGAC from Actinopolymorpha sp. NPDC004070 carries:
- a CDS encoding squalene cyclase, coding for MNDSAPADTPRAPHVAGEPPIDWLLDSDPALRWQVLRDLTAAPADAVAVERARVAEEGWGARLLAARDRDGQWMGGACFPGRGRGEQPAQGGQPWTATLPAMMELYDFGLDPASRTAREMTSLVAAHCRWEYNGGPFFDGEVEPCINGRTVTLGAYFGADVDRLVTRLLTDQLADGGWNCWTEKGAAVSSFHSTICVLEGLLEYERATGGSAESEAARRAGEEYLLDRSLFRRKSTGEVAVDTWLRFSFPTRWRYDVLRGLEYFRSANVRDPRLDEPIELLRSRRQADGTWLLENTHPGAVHFRLEDGDGRPSRWNTLRASRVLRWWDARG